In Actinomycetota bacterium, the sequence ATCGCGTAGAAACGTGGATGGAAACCACCGAAGTCGTAGACGAGCGGAGAGTTTGGGCCGGCGGCAGTTACCGCGATGGGACGGGCTTCCCAATGAGCGCTGATGCAAACGATTCCGGTTGGCTTCGGCATCCGCAAAGCCCAGTCATGCAGTTCGCGCATCCACAGCGGGTTGTCGAACAAAGGAGGTGCTCCATGACTCAAATACAGTGCAGGCATCGAACCGTCGACCCAATCTCGTTGAGCCGAACTTGCCACTAAGGCATCGGCCTCGAACTCGTCGAATGCCGCTCCACCTTCGCTTGCCATGATGCCTCCCGAAATACTTTCGATAACCCATCCAACACCCCTGCTCTCCAGTATGTTCCTTGAGAAAGCAGCGCCCGCAATGGGCAATATGAGGGGAATCCATGGAAGACGAGGGCGCACCGGGATGGCAGCGCAATAACTACGCTTCCATGTTCGCGGTGTTCCTGCTCTGCATCACATTCTCCTTCACAATTCCCTTCCTTCCCCTGTACCTGAATCAGCTTGATTCATCCTTGACCGGCCAACAGGCCGCCCTTTGGGCAGGCATTGCCACCGCTCTTGGCGGGCTTGGCTCCTTCGTCTCAGGGCCGATCTGGGGAATACTCGGTGACCGATACGGACGCAAGCCCATGCTCATCCGCGCCTGTTTCGGCGGCGCAATAGGGCTGACCTTGTTTGGCTTTGCCACCAGCATCTGGCAGGTGGTGGCCATCCGCACCTTTATTGGAATCATGGCTGGCGCCCCGGCTGCCGCCATGGCCCTCATTGCCGCCGGCACCCCGGCTACTCGACTTCCGAAGGCGCTGGGCCAGTTCCAGGGAGCAACCCTGGGTGGGATTGCCCTTGGCCCGGTCATCGCCGCAGTGTTCATCGCTGCTTTCGGCTATCGCCCAACCTTCATCGTTGCCGGAATCCTGATGTTCTCTGGCGCGCTCGTCACCGTCTTCATGATCAAGGAGCCCACCCGAGCTCTGGCGGCCAAGCCCGGGTCAGGCACTCTCGGCCTTCGCACTGTGTTGAAATCCCCGTTGGCCTGGGCCGCTCTCATGCTCGTGCTGCTGCTGAGTTTTGCGGCACCCATGGTTCAACCCGTGCTACCGACGTACATCCTGACTCTACTGCCAGATCCAGAACACGGCGGCACAGTCATCATTGGCTGGATCTTCTTCGGCATGTCTGCGGCCAGCGCGATTGCTGCCGTCTATGCGGGCCGCTTGATCTCCCGTGCCGGCCATCAGCGCATGCTGTTGATTGGCGCCATCGGGATTGCCGTCTTCCTCATTCCGATGGCATTCGTCAATACGGTTCTTGCACTCGCGCTGTTCGCGATCTGCATGTCACTGTTCCAAGGGCTGCTGACGACCAGCGCTGTCTCGCTCCTGCCCACCGTGGTCACGGCCGCAGCCCTGAGCTCAATGTTCGGGCTGTACCAAAGCGTCCAGGCGCTTTCCTCTCAGCTAGGACCAGCCCTTGGCGGCGTGATCGCTGTCCAATTCGGGTACCAAGCGGTCTTCCTCATTGCGGCAGCCGCCCTCATGATTCTCGGACTTCCGATGTTTGTGGTGTTCAAGAGAGTCGCCGCAAAATACAAGGTCGAGGCCGAGCCCGAAGAGGTTCATCCGATCGAGCCTCATATTCAGACTCACACCAAGGATCAGATCGAGAAGTCAGTGGATTCCCAGACTCCATCGACTGGCCGATAGATACCGTCTGGAGCAGCGTGCCCGTGGATTTCGGTCTCCAGGTTTTGCACCCGACCGAGCAGATCCTGCACAGCGCTGCCAACTGGGTCCGGCGCATTGCGATCCTGAGCGTCAAAGCTTGGTCGAGCGGTGTGCACCCCGGCGCGCGCCACTACTTGGCCTGGAACTCCAACAACTACTGAGTCCGGATCCACTGATCGAACGAGCACAGCATTGGCTCCGATGCGCGAATCTGAGCCCACCTCAATATCACCCAGGATTTTGGCGCCAGCGCCGATAGTGACGCGATCACCCACCGTTGGATGCCGCTTGCCAACATTCAAACTGGTGCCACCCAGAGTGACTCCGTGATAGATCGTCACATCAGCACCAACGATTGCCGTCTCACCGATGACCACCCCTGCCCCGTGGTCGATGAACACCCGAGGACCCAAGCTGGCGCCGGGATGGATCTCAACTCCGGTGAGTGCGCGTGCCGCCTGCGATACCGCTCGCGCAGGTAGGTAGGCGCCGGCATTCCAGAGATGGCTGCTCACTCGATGCGCCCACACCGCATGAACGCCGGGATACAGCAGTGCTACTTCGGCAGCCGAACGGGCTGCGGGATCTCGATCAAGCACCGATTGGACATCTTCACGAGCCTGCTCAATGAATGCCTTGATTCCCCGGGGAAGGCGCGCCACAAGGACCGTCAGTCGCCCAGCCCGGCGAACAGGGCGGTAGAGAGATAGCGCTCGCCGAAGTCTGGGATGACGACCACGATCAACTTGCCGTCATTCTCTGGACGCTTGGCAACTTCGATCGCCGCCCATAGAGCAGCTCCGGAAGAGATACCGACTAGCAGGCCCTCTTCTGTGGCAGAACGTCTGGCAGTGGCCATTGCATCGTCGGCTGTGACCTGGACGACCTCGTCGTACACCGTGGTATCGAGAACATCGGGGATGAATCCGGCACCGATGCCCTGAATGGGGTGGGGGCCCTTCTGCCCACCGGAGAGAACCGGCGAGGCAGCAGGCTCGACGGCAATGATCTGGACTCCCGGCTTGCGTTCCTTGAGCACCTGGCCCACACCCGTCACCGTGCCGCCGGTGCCGACTCCGGAAATCAAGATGTCCACCTGTCCTTCGGTATCGTTCCAGATTTCCTCTGCCGTAGTGGCCCGATGGATAGCCGGGTTTGCCGGATTCTGGAACTGCTGTGGCATGAAGTACTTGGGATCTGAATCAGCCAACTCCTTGGCCTTGGCGATCGCGCCCCCCATGCCTTCTGGTCCTGGAGTGAGGATCAACTCGGCCCCATAACCACGCAACACCATGCGCCGCTCCATGCTCATGGTCTCGGGCATCGTCAACACGATCTTGATTCCACGCGCGGCGCACACCATCGCAAGTGCGATGCCAGTGTTGCCACTGGTCGGCTCAACCACGACAGTGTCCGGCCCAATCAGCCCAGCAGCTTGAGCAGCATCGATCATCGAAAGCCCGATGCGGTCCTTCACTGAGTTTGCTGGGTTGAAGAACTCCAACTTCGCAGCAACGGTGGCGCCGGCCCCATCAGTGATGTTTCGGATCTTCACAAGTGGGGTGTTGCCGATCAACTCTGTAATGTCATTCGCAATACGCATGGCCAAATCATGCACTGGTCACATGTGCGAGCGCAGCCGACCCCATGAACTGAGCCGGGCTCCTCCACAAAAGGCCATAATTGCCGACATGACGGAGCGCAGCGACATCGCTTTGACCACGCACGTTCGCAAGGAATCTGTGGCCGAACGAGTCGAGGCCGGCAAACGCGCCCGCAAGGAGCACCCGCGCAGCACGATGGGCAATTGGGAAGTTGCTGCGGATCGTCCCGACCCCGTGGAAATGCTGCGCGAGCAAGAAGCAGTGCGAGTGCAGGAGTTGGTGCCAATCCGGCACGCACGAATGGCCGTGAGCCCATTCACCTTCTATCGCGGCACAGCTGCTGTCATGGCTTATGACCTCGGCACCTATCCCAGCTCCGGGCTCACTACCCAGTTGTGTGGTGATGCCCATTTGTCGAATTTCGGGGTTTTCGCAAGCCCAGATCGTTCGATGCTGTTCGACATCAATGACTTCGACGAGACTCATCCAGGTGCGTTTGACTGGGATGTCGCGCGGATGGTCGCCTCCTTCTACATCGCAGCCACGGACAACCAATTCAGTAGCACTGACCGCCAATTGGCCACGCTTACGGCGGCAGCCTCATATCGCTTGGCGATGGCGCAGTACGCATCGATGAACGACCTCGATATGTGGTACTCGCGCGTCGATGCTGAATTTCTCCTCAATCTCGCGCAAACCGAAGGCGGGAACAAGGCAGCCAAGAACATGGATCGGAATCTGGCCAAGGCCCGCAGCAGAGATCGTTGGTCAGCAATCAACAAGCTCACCATCCAGGCGGACGGGGTTCGCCAGTTTGTCGACGATCCGCCCCTGCTGGTGCGCCTGCCGATGGATGGCGTGATGTGGGAAGTCATCGACGGCATCTTCGAGCAATACCGAATGACCCTCCTCGATGACCGCCGAGAGTTGCTGCGCAAATATCACATAGTCGATTTCGCCCACAAGGTTGTCGGCGTTGGCAGCGTTGGGCTGCGCGCGTTCGTGGTGTTGCTGCAAGGCCGCGATCCTGAGGACCTGCTCGTATTGCAGGTGAAGGAGGCGGTGAGGAGCGTGCTCGAGCCGTATTCGGCTCACTCTCGCTACAAAGACGAAGGCCATCGGGTTGTTGCAGGCCAACGAATGATGCAAGCGGCAAGCGATGTCTTTCTTGGCTGGCTTGTCGGGCCAGCCGGCCGGCATTTCTACGTGCGCCAACTGCGCGACATGAAATGGTCACCAGAGATTTCGACTCTGACGCCGCGAACTCTCGCCGGATACGCGCAGATCTGTGGCAAGACCCTTGCTCGCGGGCATGCCCGCACGGGTGATTCGATCAAGATTGCTTCGTACCTGGGAACGAGCGACGTCTTCGACCAATCGATGGTCGCATTCTCAGAGCGGTATGCCGCACAGGTGGACACCGACTTCGATGCCTTCAAGGCGGCACTCGACGACGGAAGCCTGGCGAACTCCTTGAATGAGAATGATTCAGTGCAGCAGAGTCTGATGGCCGAAGCCGATCTGATGCGTGAGCGGTTCACGCAGGGCGAAGCGACTACGCAGCCACAGGCTTAGTCTCGGCGGTCCCTGGCTGCGCTTCCGGAATGCGAGAGGTGAATAGCAAGGACGCCACCGCGAACAATGCAAGTAAGCCGAGTGCGGCATCAAGACCTTGCACTCTGGCCTCCTCATTCTCCATCACCACGGCATCAGTGACTTCTGGGCTCGCACCTGCCTCCAGCATCGCGGCATTCAAAGCCGTGTCGGAAAGGAAAGGCACGCCGCTGGCGAGTTCGACTCCGGCCTGCTGCTGAATGCTTTCCGGCACTTGTTCATTTGATTGAATCCCAGCAATCAGAGAACCGGTCAAGACTGCGATGAGCACCGATCCAGCAAGCGCCGTTCCAAGTGAGACTCCTAAATTCGTGGCCGTGTTCTGAATACCGCCGACTTCTCCGCTGCGGTTATCGGATACAGCCGAGACTGTCACGCTGCCCAACTGCGAGGCGAGCGAACCCATGCCGAGCGCCATCAGTGCCAAGGGAACCGAGACGACCGCAGCAGTGGCGTCGATATCGATTCCCGATAGCAGCGCCAAGATGCCAAGGAGCATCAGCAACACCCCGATGCGCACCACCCGGCGTGGAGACGCATGTGGCCAAAGCTTCGGAACGCCAACTGCTGCAAGGAGCAGGGCAATCGAGAGCGGCATGAGTCGAACGCCAGTCTCCATTGCCGATAGTTCCAGGACCACAGACAAGAACAACGGGATGACGAAGAAGACTCCCGATTGCAGCAGAAATTGGAAGAAGAACATGATCAGCCCGCCACTGAATTGGCGCGAGCCAAAGATATCCGCACGAACCAATGGCTCCTTGCCTGCGGCAAGCACCCTTTGCTCCCACTGGAAGAACAGCCAGACGATGAAGGAGCCCACGACGATAAGCCAGAAACTAGGCGAAATCCCTGCGATTGAGGGTCCGCCGACTTTCGGGTTGATCCATCCCCATTCGCTGGTGCGCAGCACGCCATAGACGGCCAGACCGAGTCCGGCAATCGAGAGCGCAGTACCGACGAAATCGAGGGGCTTCTTGGTTTCAACCGCGGCATCTGAAACCCGCCGAGACAGCAGCAAGATGATCGCCACGATGAAACTCTCACCGAAGAAGACCCAACGCCATGACAAATAGGTGGTGGCTGCCCCCCGATCAAAGGACCAAGAGCCACGGCGATGGCGCCCGCTGCAGCAATGAGCCCGTACGCGCGCGGTCGATCCTGAGCCTGGAAATTTCTCGCAACCAAGGCAACGATCGCAGGCATGATGAGGGCAGCACCGACGCCTTCGAGCAGAGACCAGCCGAGGAGCAGGGTCGCGAGATTCTGCGCAAGGCCAGTGACGAAGGAGCCGATGGCATAAATGACGCAGCCGATGGCAAAGGCTGCGACGTCCGATATTGCTGCCGATCTTGCCGCCGGTGATCATGAGCGTTGCCATGACGAGGGTGTACATCGTGATGGCCGTTTGAATACCAGTAATCGGCGTATTGAGATCGCTTGCGACAGTGGCCATTGAAACGTTCATCACAGAACTGTCCAGAGTCATGAGAAATTGACCGGCGCCGAGGGTGAGCAACACCAATCCGGAAGCCGCTCCGACGGCAGTACTTCGAGCGGACATGCAAGCTCCTTTTGTTCCCGAACGGATCGTGTCGAACCCTATTGATTTGCATGTGAGTCGTAAGCCTGTTGGCGGCGAACACTCGTAGAGTCGTGGAGTGACTCAGGAGACGCAGGAGCCTCGAGAGTTGGGCGAACGCCGCCTGCCGATGGCCCTAGCTGTGTTGGCAGTTGGTGGACTCGTGCTGATTGTGCCGGAGGAGTTCCGACTTTCCAATGCACTTCACTACGCGTACTGCGCGCTGCTTCTGGTGATGCTGCTCGTCTTGGTCATCGGCGATCCCGGCCGAATGGACAATGAGCACCGCTGGCTGAGAATCGTGAGCGGAGTGCTTATTGCACTGATCACTGGGCTGACCATCATGTCCGCGGGCCGGCTGGTATTGGGCATATTGCAACATGCAGACTTCGCCACACCAGCGCAACTCCTGACCATTGGCGGGGCGATCTGGACGATCAACGTCATCGCTTTTGCACTCTGGTATTGGCATTTGGATTCGGGAGGTCCCGCGGCACGAGCACGCGACGAATTGCCCACGCATCCGGCATTCATCTTTCCCGAACAGAACATCCCAACATTGCTTGCGCAGGGGTGGTATCCAAAATTCGTTGACTACTTAGCTCTGTCGTTCAACACGGCTTTGGCGTTCAGTCCCACTGACGTTGCCGCCATTCGGCATTGGCCAAAGCTCTGCATGATTGTCGAATCGCTCATCTCGTTGGTCTTGGTAGCACTAGTGCTGGCTCGGGCCGTCAACGTTCTGTAGCCAATAGAGTGGCGAACATGGTCGATGAGCCCGCCGAACATGAGGATCACGTCGAATCGCACGACCACAATCACGACCACGAGCACCCCAATTCGATCCTCGCAAGAATCGGCAGCATCTTCATTGCGCATAGCCACGACACAGCAGATTCCTTTGACAGCGCGCTTGAATCCAGTGCCGCGGGCATTCGCGCGGTAAAGCTCAGCTTGCTGGCACTGCTCATCACATCGGCAGTTCAAGCAACAGTCGTTGTCCTCACGAGTTCCGTCGCATTGTTGGCCGACGCCATCCACAATCTTTCTGATGCACTGACCGCCATCCCCCTGTGGATTGCCTTCTCATTGAGCCGCCGCCCCGCTACCCGCCGCTACACCTACGGCTTCGGAAGGGCTGAGGATCTCGCGGGCATTTTCATCATCCTCATGATCGCCCTTTCGGCAGGGGTCGCTGGCTACGAATCACTCAGACGCTTGTTGAATCCCCAGGAGGTCTCCTACCTTGGAGCCGTCATGGCCGCGGGAATCATCGGCTTCGCTGGCAACGAGTTGGTGGCGATCTATCGAATTCGCGTGGGGCGTCGCATTGGCTCAGCTGCGCTGGTGGCCGATGGATTGCACGCCCGTACCGACGCAATCACGTCGCTGGCTGTTGTGATCGGCGCATTTGGAGTACTCATCGGCTTCCCAGCGGCCGACCCGATTGTCGGCCTGCTTGTGACCTTTGCAATTCTGATCGTTCTGTGGCAGGCCATGCGCGATATCTACCGAAGATTGATGGACGCCACGGACCCTGAACTGATCGACGAAGTTGAGGCCGCACTTTCCAAGACGCCGGGCATCGTTGGCATCGACAAAGTCCAGATGCGCTGGGTTGGCCATCGACTGCACGTTGAGATCGCAATCTCCGCTGACCCAAATCTCAGCCTGATTGCCGCACATGACATTGCTCATGAAGCTGAACACGAGCTGCTGCACGGCATTGCTCGCATTGATGAAGTGCAAGTTCACGTAGGGCCCAATGAGACCAAGGGGCCGGAGTTTCATGGTGTCATCGAACATCACCGCGGTTGACCAACGGCAGCCCGACTTACGAGCTTGTCACCTGCTCCTGCGGGCTGTCGCCAAGACCAGAGGCGACCTTGTTCATCTTTGCATCCACTGACACCCGAATGAGGTAACCGATCACTGCCCCGATAATTGCAAAGGGAGCGATTGCCCCACCGGCGCCACCGATCAGCACCGCACCCAGCAAGGCGGCAGTTGCGGGCAACCTCAGCATCGCCGCGGCTGTTGAGCCGATGCCAGCTGCAGCCATCGCGCTGACGGAATCCGTGGGAAGAATGAGGGCGGCAAGCACGCCATGCCTTGATCGGATCGCAGGTAGGTGATGCGCAAGGGCTGGGAATTCATCGCGGTCGGTGCGTGACGAACGAGGTTGTAACTCTCCTCCAGTTCGGCGTCACTCACCAAGTCGGGAGCAAAGTCGTAGGCGGTATGGGCCTGGCGAAAGAATGGTGGTCATGGTGGACTCCTTCGCAGGACGGCCTCGTGAGCCATATGCGTCGTGGTCAACTATTAGATGAATGTTCAAGCAAATCGCGCGCAACTGAGATCGAGGAGGCAGTCATGGGCGTGGAAATTCGCGATAACTCAGCAGTACGTGCGGGCTTGGCCGAGTACACGATCGAAGGGGATCGCATCTCGCTGACGCACACCGAAACCTCCCCCGAATTCGCCGGAAGAGGTCTGGCCAAGCAATTGATCATCTTCGCCTTGGAATCGGCTCGTGAACGCGGCTTGCAAGTGCTGCCGTTCTGCCCATATGCCTTGCGCGTCATTGCCGACAACCCAGAGACCTTCCTGGACCTGGTGCCAGCAGACGCGCGCGTTCAATTCAACCTTCCTGAGGCGCAGTAATCCGCACATGACGGTCAATCCAAAGATCGCACTAGCCACGTGTGCTGCGTATCCCGAACTCGATATTGATGACCGACATCTGCTGG encodes:
- a CDS encoding MFS transporter gives rise to the protein MEDEGAPGWQRNNYASMFAVFLLCITFSFTIPFLPLYLNQLDSSLTGQQAALWAGIATALGGLGSFVSGPIWGILGDRYGRKPMLIRACFGGAIGLTLFGFATSIWQVVAIRTFIGIMAGAPAAAMALIAAGTPATRLPKALGQFQGATLGGIALGPVIAAVFIAAFGYRPTFIVAGILMFSGALVTVFMIKEPTRALAAKPGSGTLGLRTVLKSPLAWAALMLVLLLSFAAPMVQPVLPTYILTLLPDPEHGGTVIIGWIFFGMSAASAIAAVYAGRLISRAGHQRMLLIGAIGIAVFLIPMAFVNTVLALALFAICMSLFQGLLTTSAVSLLPTVVTAAALSSMFGLYQSVQALSSQLGPALGGVIAVQFGYQAVFLIAAAALMILGLPMFVVFKRVAAKYKVEAEPEEVHPIEPHIQTHTKDQIEKSVDSQTPSTGR
- the cysE gene encoding serine O-acetyltransferase, producing the protein MARLPRGIKAFIEQAREDVQSVLDRDPAARSAAEVALLYPGVHAVWAHRVSSHLWNAGAYLPARAVSQAARALTGVEIHPGASLGPRVFIDHGAGVVIGETAIVGADVTIYHGVTLGGTSLNVGKRHPTVGDRVTIGAGAKILGDIEVGSDSRIGANAVLVRSVDPDSVVVGVPGQVVARAGVHTARPSFDAQDRNAPDPVGSAVQDLLGRVQNLETEIHGHAAPDGIYRPVDGVWESTDFSI
- the cysK gene encoding cysteine synthase A produces the protein MRIANDITELIGNTPLVKIRNITDGAGATVAAKLEFFNPANSVKDRIGLSMIDAAQAAGLIGPDTVVVEPTSGNTGIALAMVCAARGIKIVLTMPETMSMERRMVLRGYGAELILTPGPEGMGGAIAKAKELADSDPKYFMPQQFQNPANPAIHRATTAEEIWNDTEGQVDILISGVGTGGTVTGVGQVLKERKPGVQIIAVEPAASPVLSGGQKGPHPIQGIGAGFIPDVLDTTVYDEVVQVTADDAMATARRSATEEGLLVGISSGAALWAAIEVAKRPENDGKLIVVVIPDFGERYLSTALFAGLGD
- a CDS encoding DUF2252 domain-containing protein gives rise to the protein MTERSDIALTTHVRKESVAERVEAGKRARKEHPRSTMGNWEVAADRPDPVEMLREQEAVRVQELVPIRHARMAVSPFTFYRGTAAVMAYDLGTYPSSGLTTQLCGDAHLSNFGVFASPDRSMLFDINDFDETHPGAFDWDVARMVASFYIAATDNQFSSTDRQLATLTAAASYRLAMAQYASMNDLDMWYSRVDAEFLLNLAQTEGGNKAAKNMDRNLAKARSRDRWSAINKLTIQADGVRQFVDDPPLLVRLPMDGVMWEVIDGIFEQYRMTLLDDRRELLRKYHIVDFAHKVVGVGSVGLRAFVVLLQGRDPEDLLVLQVKEAVRSVLEPYSAHSRYKDEGHRVVAGQRMMQAASDVFLGWLVGPAGRHFYVRQLRDMKWSPEISTLTPRTLAGYAQICGKTLARGHARTGDSIKIASYLGTSDVFDQSMVAFSERYAAQVDTDFDAFKAALDDGSLANSLNENDSVQQSLMAEADLMRERFTQGEATTQPQA
- a CDS encoding cation diffusion facilitator family transporter, whose protein sequence is MVDEPAEHEDHVESHDHNHDHEHPNSILARIGSIFIAHSHDTADSFDSALESSAAGIRAVKLSLLALLITSAVQATVVVLTSSVALLADAIHNLSDALTAIPLWIAFSLSRRPATRRYTYGFGRAEDLAGIFIILMIALSAGVAGYESLRRLLNPQEVSYLGAVMAAGIIGFAGNELVAIYRIRVGRRIGSAALVADGLHARTDAITSLAVVIGAFGVLIGFPAADPIVGLLVTFAILIVLWQAMRDIYRRLMDATDPELIDEVEAALSKTPGIVGIDKVQMRWVGHRLHVEIAISADPNLSLIAAHDIAHEAEHELLHGIARIDEVQVHVGPNETKGPEFHGVIEHHRG
- a CDS encoding GNAT family N-acetyltransferase; this translates as MGVEIRDNSAVRAGLAEYTIEGDRISLTHTETSPEFAGRGLAKQLIIFALESARERGLQVLPFCPYALRVIADNPETFLDLVPADARVQFNLPEAQ